A DNA window from Onychostoma macrolepis isolate SWU-2019 chromosome 13, ASM1243209v1, whole genome shotgun sequence contains the following coding sequences:
- the soul2 gene encoding heme-binding protein soul2 isoform X3: protein MASTLLSALCLLVGLVCFPSTECWEAPWFCHGRECPVYTVVQQYEGFEERNYEASHWITADVASTSQSDLKDGFWKLYYFNQGQNSESKEIAMTRPVVVSVKEADSMGEQQVSISVFQSDTDIPEPNDNTIRKTVTPGGTVYVRSFGGVASDEDALENAQQLREDLRAAGKEFVENRFDAAGYDAPWDLINRHNEVWVRAP from the exons ATGGCGAGTACTCTGCTTTCCGCTTTGTGTCTCCTGGTTGGACTTGTATGTTTCCCAAGTACAGAATGTTGGGAAGCACCCTGGTTCTGTCATGGACGTGAGTGTCCTGTGTACACTGTGGTACAACAGTATGAG GGATTTGAGGAGCGCAACTACGAAGCGAGCCATTGGATTACTGCTGATGTTGCGAGTACCAGTCAGAGTGATTTAAAGGATGGATTTTGGAAACTGTATTATTTCAATCAAGGTCAAAACAGTGAAA GTAAGGAGATTGCTATGACCAGGCCTGTGGTGGTCTCTGTGAAGGAAGCTGATAGTATGGGGGAACAACAGGTGTCCATTTCCGTCTTTCAGTCTGACACGGACATTCCTGAGCCCAACGACAATACCATCAGAAAAACAGTCACACCAGGCGGTACTGTCTACGTCAG GTCGTTTGGTGGTGTTGCATCTGATGAAGATGCCTTGGAGAATGCGCAGCAGCTTAGGGAGGACCTCAGAGCTGCAGGAAAGGAGTTTGTTGAGAACAGGTTTGATGCAGCTGGATACGATGCACCGTGGGATTTGATCAACAGGCACAATGAAGTTTGGGTTCGTGCACCCTGA
- the soul2 gene encoding heme-binding protein soul2 isoform X2, translating to MKKPFGMNRLERRYASEDLCSAMASTLLSALCLLVGLVCFPSTECWEAPWFCHGRECPVYTVVQQYEGFEERNYEASHWITADVASTSQSDLKDGFWKLYYFNQGQNSESKEIAMTRPVVVSVKEADSMGEQQVSISVFQSDTDIPEPNDNTIRKTVTPGGTVYVRSFGGVASDEDALENAQQLREDLRAAGKEFVENRFDAAGYDAPWDLINRHNEVWVRAP from the exons GAAAAAGCCATTTGGGATGAACCGCTTGGAAAGACGATATGCTTCTGAAGATCTGTGTAG TGCAATGGCGAGTACTCTGCTTTCCGCTTTGTGTCTCCTGGTTGGACTTGTATGTTTCCCAAGTACAGAATGTTGGGAAGCACCCTGGTTCTGTCATGGACGTGAGTGTCCTGTGTACACTGTGGTACAACAGTATGAG GGATTTGAGGAGCGCAACTACGAAGCGAGCCATTGGATTACTGCTGATGTTGCGAGTACCAGTCAGAGTGATTTAAAGGATGGATTTTGGAAACTGTATTATTTCAATCAAGGTCAAAACAGTGAAA GTAAGGAGATTGCTATGACCAGGCCTGTGGTGGTCTCTGTGAAGGAAGCTGATAGTATGGGGGAACAACAGGTGTCCATTTCCGTCTTTCAGTCTGACACGGACATTCCTGAGCCCAACGACAATACCATCAGAAAAACAGTCACACCAGGCGGTACTGTCTACGTCAG GTCGTTTGGTGGTGTTGCATCTGATGAAGATGCCTTGGAGAATGCGCAGCAGCTTAGGGAGGACCTCAGAGCTGCAGGAAAGGAGTTTGTTGAGAACAGGTTTGATGCAGCTGGATACGATGCACCGTGGGATTTGATCAACAGGCACAATGAAGTTTGGGTTCGTGCACCCTGA
- the soul2 gene encoding heme-binding protein soul2 isoform X1 has product MKKPFGMNRLERRYASEDLCRWVNKASVTTQSAMASTLLSALCLLVGLVCFPSTECWEAPWFCHGRECPVYTVVQQYEGFEERNYEASHWITADVASTSQSDLKDGFWKLYYFNQGQNSESKEIAMTRPVVVSVKEADSMGEQQVSISVFQSDTDIPEPNDNTIRKTVTPGGTVYVRSFGGVASDEDALENAQQLREDLRAAGKEFVENRFDAAGYDAPWDLINRHNEVWVRAP; this is encoded by the exons GAAAAAGCCATTTGGGATGAACCGCTTGGAAAGACGATATGCTTCTGAAGATCTGTGTAGGTGGGTCAATAAAGCAAGTGTCACAACACAGAG TGCAATGGCGAGTACTCTGCTTTCCGCTTTGTGTCTCCTGGTTGGACTTGTATGTTTCCCAAGTACAGAATGTTGGGAAGCACCCTGGTTCTGTCATGGACGTGAGTGTCCTGTGTACACTGTGGTACAACAGTATGAG GGATTTGAGGAGCGCAACTACGAAGCGAGCCATTGGATTACTGCTGATGTTGCGAGTACCAGTCAGAGTGATTTAAAGGATGGATTTTGGAAACTGTATTATTTCAATCAAGGTCAAAACAGTGAAA GTAAGGAGATTGCTATGACCAGGCCTGTGGTGGTCTCTGTGAAGGAAGCTGATAGTATGGGGGAACAACAGGTGTCCATTTCCGTCTTTCAGTCTGACACGGACATTCCTGAGCCCAACGACAATACCATCAGAAAAACAGTCACACCAGGCGGTACTGTCTACGTCAG GTCGTTTGGTGGTGTTGCATCTGATGAAGATGCCTTGGAGAATGCGCAGCAGCTTAGGGAGGACCTCAGAGCTGCAGGAAAGGAGTTTGTTGAGAACAGGTTTGATGCAGCTGGATACGATGCACCGTGGGATTTGATCAACAGGCACAATGAAGTTTGGGTTCGTGCACCCTGA